In a single window of the Candidatus Deferrimicrobiaceae bacterium genome:
- a CDS encoding dolichyl-phosphate beta-glucosyltransferase: protein MLEEHHSTGLSVVVPAFNEGNRLGETIDRIVRYLGDAGWTFELIVVDDGSSDDTFEVARRFADGIPSVRVIRNDSNRGKGYSVRRGMREANMPLRLFCDADLAAPIEEIEKLLPWFSRGYDAVIGSRACPESVIEVRQSRVREFMGRSFGRIVRMAFGLDIMDTQCGLKMFTGDAAKAVFGFQRLDRYAFDVELLVLARRLGLRVKETGIRWRNVSGSHVNLLSTPLQMIAELLVLRKFLGGNKP from the coding sequence TTGCTCGAGGAACACCATTCTACAGGCCTATCCGTCGTCGTCCCCGCTTTCAACGAAGGGAACCGGCTTGGCGAAACGATCGACCGTATCGTCCGGTACCTGGGCGATGCCGGGTGGACCTTCGAACTGATCGTGGTCGATGACGGAAGCTCCGACGATACCTTCGAGGTCGCCAGGCGATTCGCCGATGGGATACCGTCGGTCCGCGTGATACGCAACGATTCAAACCGTGGGAAGGGGTATTCGGTTCGCCGCGGGATGCGGGAGGCAAACATGCCCCTGCGGCTCTTCTGCGACGCGGACCTGGCCGCCCCCATCGAAGAGATCGAAAAACTGCTCCCGTGGTTTTCCCGGGGGTACGACGCAGTGATCGGATCACGGGCATGCCCCGAATCCGTGATCGAGGTCCGGCAGTCCCGGGTCCGCGAATTCATGGGCCGGTCATTCGGGCGAATCGTCCGCATGGCATTCGGCCTCGACATCATGGACACCCAGTGCGGCCTCAAGATGTTCACGGGCGATGCCGCGAAAGCGGTCTTCGGATTCCAGAGACTGGATCGCTACGCGTTCGACGTGGAACTGCTGGTCCTGGCGCGGCGACTCGGCCTCCGCGTCAAGGAGACAGGAATTCGCTGGCGCAACGTGTCCGGCAGCCACGTCAACCTGCTGTCCACCCCGTTGCAGATGATCGCCGAATTGCTGGTCTTGCGAAAATTTCTTGGAGGCAACAAACCGTAA